Sequence from the Flavobacterium sp. TR2 genome:
GCGTGAATTTTATCTCCGTTTTGCGTTACGATTCCCTCAACTTCATTATTCTTTACCAAAATATCATCAACACGGGTTTCAAACAAAACCTGTCCGCCAAATTCCCTGATTTTATTTCTAATATCTTCAATGATTTTCGGAAGTTTATTAGTCCCAATATGCGGATGCGCTTCAACCAAAATATCCTCAGAAGCTCCAAAAGCCACCAAAAGTTCTAGAATTCGGGTCACATCTCCACGTTTTTTAGAGCGGGTATATAATTTTCCGTCAGAATAGGTTCCTGCTCCTCCCTCACCAAAACAGTAATTAGAATCTTCGTTTACGATATGCTCACGGTTTATCGCTTTCAGATCACGACGACGTCCTCGAACATCTTTTCCGCGTTCTAATACGATTGGCTTTAAACCTAATTCGATTAATTGCAAAGCGGCAAAAAGCCCGGCTGGACCCGCGCCAACCACAATAACTTCTTGTGCGTTGGAAACATCTTTATATATAGGAAGCTCTAGTTTAGTTTCCTGAAAAGGTTCGCCTTTTAAATAAATAAGAACTTTCAAATTGATTTTAATCGCTTTTTGACGTGCATCAATAGAGCGTTTTAAAATTGAAACGTGCTGAATTTCGTTTGAAGAAACTTTTATCTGCTTGGACAAATAATCTTTAAGCAATGATTCGTTTGCAGCGATTTCGGGTGTAACTTGAAGTAAAAGTTCTTTAGGCATTTTGTCTTATTTATTCTATTAGCTTTTCTTTCTATGAAAAGAACATACAAAAGTACTATTTTGAAATGAGATTTTACATTTACTGTAAAATTTGCACGCCGTTTGAGGCAAATTAGCAGATTTTCAGCACAAAGAATATCGTAGAAACTACGGCAGTTCGTATAACATATTACTAACATACATTGCGTAGACGCACTGCAGTGCGTCTCTACATAGAACCTTAAAAAAAACCTTTGTACCTTTGCGCCTCACAACCTTTGCACCTAATAAAAAAAAAATGTCAAGAAAAATAAAACTGATTTGGGATTTTCGCGGACCTGCTTCGGCTAAGACTGCCGAACACCACGAAATTCATTTAAAAGAATACATCGCAATAGAAAAATTGCCTCTGAATATTACAGGATTTAAAGTCATAGACGAAATGTATGCCATTGCTTTTATGGTCGTTACAGACGAAAACATGATTCAAGTGAGAGATGCTTTGAAACCGCACCGTGGAGAAATTTATTCTGAGTAAGATGTAAAATGAAAAAAGTGAGATGTTTGTGTGTCAAAGAAAACACATTTCACATCTCACTTTTAACTTATATCTAATTAGCTACTTCACTAATAAACTTAATACGCATTAAACGAAGTTCATCAATATCGTAGTCGCCGTCAAATTCTTTTAAGGCGTCTTCGATTTTATCCGATTCCGATTCCATGAAATAATCGTGAATTTCTTCCTGCTGATCATCATCTAAAATATCGTCTAACCAATATTTGATGTTCAGCTTTGTTCCAGAATAAACAATTTGTTCCATTTCTTTAATCAGCGCATCCATAGAAAGCCCTTTTGCAGAAGCGATATCACTTAGCGGAAGTTTTCTATCAATATTCTGAATAATGTATAATTTGTTGGCAGAATTTACTCCTGTAGATTTTACAACCAAATCGTCTGGGCGAATAATATCATTATCCTCAACATATCGGCTGATTAGAGCAACAAATTCGCTTCCGTATTTTTTTGCTTTTCCTTCACCAACACCATGAATATTGTATAATTCCTGAATTGTTATCGGATATTTTAAAGCCATATCTTCGATGGAAGGATCTTGGAAAACTACAAATGGAGGAACTCCAAGTTTTTTAGCCACTTTTTTACGAAGCTCACGAAGCATTCCTGTCAAAACTTCGTCTGCAGTTCCAGAAGATTTCCCTCCTGCCACAATAGTTTCATCATCTGCTTCGGTGTACTCATGATCTTCAGACATCATAAACGAAACTGGTTTTTTGATAAAATCCAGACCTTCTTTGGTAATTTTTATTACGCCATAAGTTTCGATGTCTTTTGACAAAAGCCCTGTCACCAGAACTTGCCTCAACAATGCCATCCAATATTTTTCATCATGATCAGATCCTGATCCAAAATAAGGCTGTGTATCTGTTTTATGCGCTTTAATAACCGCATTGATACGGCCAATTAAAGTGAATACAATTTCTTTTGATTTGTAAATATGCTTGGTATCTCGAACAATTTCAAGTAGTTTAACCACTTGATCTTTGGCTTCAACTTTATGTTTTGGATTACGAACGTTGTCATCCATATCGGCTCCTTCTCCAGTTTCACTGTCAAATTCTTCTCCGAAATAATGAAGAAGGAATTTTCGGCGTGACATCGAAGTTTCGGCATACGCCACAACTTCTTGCAAAAGCGCAAAGCCAATTTCTTGTTCGGCAACTGGTTTTCCAGACATAAATTTCTCGAGCTTTTCTACATCTTTATAGGAGTAATAAGCTAAACAGTGTCCTTCTCCACCGTCACGTCCTGCACGTCCTGTTTCTTGATAATAACTTTCTAGTGATTTTGGAATGTCATGGTGAATTACAAAGCGAACGTCTGGTTTATCGATTCCCATTCCGAAAGCGATTGTTGCCACAACGACATCAACATCTTCCATCAAAAACATATCCTGATGCTTGGCCCGGGTTTTTGCATCTAAACCTGCGTGATAAGGAACAGCGCTGATTCCGTTTACCTGCAAAACTTCGGCAATCGATTCTACTTTTTTACGGCTTAAGCAGTAAATAATTCCAGATTTGCCTTTATGCTGTTTTATAAATCGAATGATATCCGACTCAATGTTTTTTGTTTTGGTACGAACTTCATAGTACAAGTTCGGTCTGTTGAACGATGCTTTAAAAGTATTTGCATCGGCCATATCAAGGTTTTTCAGAATATCTTCCTGAACCTTTGGTGTTGCGGTTGCGGTAAGTCCGATAATTGGCACTTTACCCAGCTGCTTAATTATATTTCTCAGATTTCTATACTCTGGCCTAAAATCGTGTCCCCATTCTGAGATACAGTGCGCTTCATCAATGGCAACAAAAGAAATTGGAACACTTTGTAAAAAAGCCACATATTCTTCTTTTGTTAATGATTCTGGGGCGACATACAAAAGTTTGGTCAATCCAGAAGTAATATCTTTTTTGACCTGAGCAATTTCTGTTTTAGTTAGAGAGGAGTTTAATACATGTGCGATTCCGTTTTCAGACGAAAGGCTTCGAATTGCGTCAACCTGATTTTTCATCAAAGCAATTAAAGGAGAAACAACAATTGCTGTTCCTTCTTGAATTAAAGCCGGTAATTGGTAGCAAAGAGACTTTCCTCCACCGGTCGGCATAATTACGAATGTATTCTTTCCTTCTAAAATACTCGTAATGACTTGCTCCTGCAAGCCTTTAAATTGGCTAAAGCCGAAATACTTCTTTAATTCTTTATGTATTTCAATTTCATTTGAATTCATTCTCTATATTAACTGTATTTTGTATAAATTTGCAACACATAAAGATACAACTTTCTTTTATACATACAAATTTTAAATATTCTGTTTTGATCACAAAAGAAAATATATTGGCGATCGCCAAGAAAACAATACTCTCTGAAAGTGAAGCAATTACAAAACTAATTGATTTTTTGGACGAAAATTTTTACGAAGCTGTCCAACGCATATACGAATCTAAAGGCCGTCTGATCGTTACAGGAATTGGAAAAAGCGCTATCATTGCTCAAAAAATGGTAGCCACCTTTAACTCTACCGGAACACCTTCTATGTTTTTGCACGCTGCAGAAGCCATTCACGGCGATTTAGGGATGGTACAGAATGATGACCTCATTATCTGTATTTCTAAAAGCGGAAATAGCCCCGAAATTAAAGTGCTTGTTCCTCTATTAAAAAGATTCGGAAACACTTTAATTGCCATTACAGGAAACACAACTTCATTTTTGGCAAAAGGTTCAGATTTTGTCCTCAATACAACTGTTGACACAGAAGCCTGCCCAATCAATTTAGCGCCAACAAACAGCACTACAGCACAGCTTGTCATGGGCGACGCATTAGCCGTGTGCTTAATGGAAATGCGTGATTTCAAGCCAGAAGATTTTGCGGTTTATCATCCTGGAGGTGCTTTAGGAAAAAAATTGCTGCTTCGCGTAAAAGATATGATCGAACATTCGTTAAAACCAATGGTGACGCCAGATACTTCTATCAAAAAAGCGATTTTTGAAATCTCTGAAAAAAGATTGGGAGTTACTGCTGTAATTGAAGACAATAAAATTATCGGAATTATTACAGATGGAGACATCCGAAGAATGCTAAACGACGTAGATAGTATTGCAGACTTAACTGCAAAAGATATTATGTCTAAAAATCCAAAAGTAGTTTCATCTGAAACAATGGCTGTCGATGCTTTAAATATTTTAGAAGACTTTTCGATTACGCAATTGATTGTTGCAGACAACGGAGAATATAAAGGAGTTTTACATTTACATGACATTTTAAAAGAAGGAATCGTATAATGGCAAAGAAAAATCTTGGCGAAATGTCATTTTTAGATCATCTTGAAGAATTAAGATGGTTATTGGTTAGAAGTACACTTGCAACGATTATCATGGCAATTGTTACTTATTTTATTAGCGATTATTTGTTTGATCAAATTATTTTAGGTCCTATTAGGCCAACATTCTTTACGTATGTTTGGTTCTGCGACTTATCTCATTCGTTAGGATTTGCAGACAGCATCTGTATTACCGAACTGAATTTCATTATTCAAAATACTGAAATGGAAGGCCAGGTAAATATTTTTGTCTGGATGTGTCTTTTGGCAGGTTTTATTTTGAGTTTCCCTTATATTTTATGGGAAATCTGGAAATTTATCAGCCCAGCGCTTTATGAGAAAGAAAGAAAAAATGCAAAATTGTTCATCTTTGTTTCTTCCTTGCTTTTCTTTTTAGGAGTGCTATTTGGCTATTTTGTGGTAATTCCGATGTCGGTAAATTTCGTTGCAACGTTCTCGATCAGTGATGTGGTAAAAAACCAGTTTACATTGGAGTCGTATATGGGAATGGTAAAAACGAGTATTTTGGGAAGCGCCATCTTTTTTGAACTCCCAATCGCTATTTATTTCTTAACTAAACTAGGATTAGTAACTCCTGAATTCTTAAGAAAATATTGGAAGTATGCCGTTGTAATTATTTTAATTATTGCCGCAATCGTAACGCCGCCAGATGTTGTGAGCCAGACTATTGTTGCAATTCCGATGCTGCTTATTTACGAGGTTAGTATTCTAATTTCGAAGATTGTTTATAAAAATAAATTAAAAGAAGAAAATGTCTGATATAGTTCAAGAATTTAACGACTATCGTTCTAAAATGAACGAAAAACTGCTTGCTGACAACAACAAAATTGTAAAGCGTATTTTTAATCTTGATACCAATGCATATGCTGAAGGAGCTCTTGATGTAAAGACAAAAGAACTTTTAGGTTTGGTAGCATCGGCAGTTTTAAGATGTGACGATTGTGTAAAATACCATTTAGAAACAAGCTATAAAGAAGGCGTTTCTAAAGAAGAAATGATGGAAGCAATGGGAATTGCGACTCTTGTTGGAGGAACAATCGTAATCCCACACTTAAGAAGAGCTTACGAATTTTGGGAAGCTCTTGAAGAAGGAGGAAAATAATTAGAAAATGTGCCAATTTGATAATTAGATAGTTTTTGAAATGCTCTAATTATTTACTTTTGAAGCGCAATTTCCAAACTTTTGAAAACGCAATAATTTGTTAATTGATTTACCCGATTAATTATTTTACATTTATTTTGCTTTTCAAATCAAATTAAAAAATTGAGTATGAGCTAGTTTTTCAATTATCTCATTTTCAAATTATCTAATCATCTAATTAAAAAATGAAGCTAAGAGCCGATAATTTAATCAAAACTTATAAAGGACGCAGTGTTGTAAAAGGAATTTCTGTTGAAGTGAATCAAGGAGAAATCGTGGGGCTTTTAGGGCCAAATGGAGCTGGAAAAACAACGTCATTCTATATGATTGTGGGATTGGTAAAGCCAAATCAAGGGAATATTTTTCTTGATGATTTGAACATTACCGACTATCCGATGTACAAACGTGCTCAGCAGGGAATTGGTTATTTGGCACAAGAGGCTTCTGTTTTCAGAAAATTGAGCATTGAAGATAATATTCTGAGCGTACTTCAATTAACTAAACTTTCTAAAGAAGCTCAAATTGCTAAAATGGAGAGTTTAATTGAAGAATTCAGCTTAGAGCATATTCGCACCAACCGAGGCGATTTGCTTTCTGGAGGTGAGCGCCGTCGTACCGAAATTGCGCGTGCTCTGGCAACCGATCCAAAATTTATTTTATTGGATGAGCCTTTTGCAGGAGTTGACCCTGTTGCAGTTGAAGATATTCAGCGAATTGTAGCACAGTTAAAAAATAAAAATATCGGAATTTTGATTACCGACCACAACGTTCAGGAAACTTTAGCAATCACCGACAAAACATACCTAATGTTTGAAGGAGGAATTCTAAAAGCCGGAGTTCCAGAAGAACTGGTAGAAGACGAAATGGTCCGCCGTGTTTATCTTGGACAAAACTTTGAGCTTCGTAAAAAGAAACTTGAATTTTAAAAAAAATATGAAAGTGGTAAAAAGTAAAATGTGAATTGCTTTTTACCATTTTTTTTGAAACAGAATTCTAAGAAATCCTAAATGAAATCAGAAAAACCAACTCAGGAAGATTACGATAATTGGCACAAAGACCCAAAGAATTGGTATTTCTTCAATACCTGTTATTATAATCCTAAAGACAAAAGATTGCTTCCTCCCAAAAAAATTCAATGGATGGGCTATACGATAAATTTTGCCAATCCGTATTCTGTAATGCTTCTTTTGCCTTTTATAATAATTGTTGTTTTAGTTTTATTGAAATAGCTTAAAAAAAGTATTCAGTATTACTCGACAGTAATAAAATGCAATTGCTCTAAATCGCCATTGTAAATATTAACATCAACACGATGTTTGATTCCCGGCAGAGACGCTTTTTCTGTAAACTGCCAAAACAGCCAGTCATCTTCAATTTTTTCTCTGTAGAAATTATAGTTGGCAATCCAGAAAAGATATTCGCTAAATTCTTCTTTCAAAAAATCCGAATAATACCTTTCTCCCGAATAAATTATTGGACGAACTTGGTAGTGTTTCTCAACTTTATTCAGCCAACGCTTCAAACCTTTTTTCAAACTGTCTAAAGGCTGATTTTTGGGTAATTTTTCGATATCTAAAACAGGCGGAAGATCGCCTTTCTGCAATTTTACTGTTTTGATAAAAAGATCTGCCTGCTCAATAGAATTTTCGTTTGGACGATAATAGTGATAAGCGCCACGCATGATTTTATTTTCTTTTGCACCTTCCCAATTTCTTTTAAACTGCCTGTCTACACGATCATTTCCTGCGGTTGCGCGAATAAAAACAAATTGTACAGGATATTTTTCGTCCAAAATTTCGACTTCTTCCCAATCTACCTTTCCTTGAAACTCAGATACGTCAATTCCGATTACTTTTCCTTTATGATTTTCGAGAACCCGAATATTGCGCACATCAGAAAGATGTTTGTCAACCTCATCTTCTTCTAAAACTTTTTCTGTTCTAAAACCTAAGTAATAAGCAAGCCCTTTGCGATAATGATAGATTACTGCAATGAATAAAAGTCCGAAAAAAATCAATAAAAGTCCTCGAAAAAGTCTGCTCAGAAAAGATCTTCCTGCTGGTTTTCTTGAATATGTTTTACGATAAGTCGTTTTTCTTGCCATTAAACAGAATTACTTTTTCAAAAAAAGATTATTTATGATCGACAGCAATACATAAAAGACAATAATCAACGGAATTGCCATATACTGAAGGAAAAGAATCATTAATACAGAGATAATCAAAAATACGATTTGAAGTGCATTTTCTTTCAAACTGAATTTTTTAATTTTTAAAGAAAATAATGGAATTTCAGCATTCATAATGTAAGCGCTGCCCAAAGTGACAAGTAATAAAACCCATTGATTTGTCAATAATTCAAGAATTACAAGAGACGAATCTGCATACATATCCAGAACTATTTGCAAACTAATAATAAAAATGGCATTTGCAGGAGTTGGCAAACCAATAAACGAATCGGTCTGACGAGTATCGATATTAAAGTTGGCTAATCTATAGCAGGCACCCAAAGT
This genomic interval carries:
- the recQ gene encoding DNA helicase RecQ, whose product is MNSNEIEIHKELKKYFGFSQFKGLQEQVITSILEGKNTFVIMPTGGGKSLCYQLPALIQEGTAIVVSPLIALMKNQVDAIRSLSSENGIAHVLNSSLTKTEIAQVKKDITSGLTKLLYVAPESLTKEEYVAFLQSVPISFVAIDEAHCISEWGHDFRPEYRNLRNIIKQLGKVPIIGLTATATPKVQEDILKNLDMADANTFKASFNRPNLYYEVRTKTKNIESDIIRFIKQHKGKSGIIYCLSRKKVESIAEVLQVNGISAVPYHAGLDAKTRAKHQDMFLMEDVDVVVATIAFGMGIDKPDVRFVIHHDIPKSLESYYQETGRAGRDGGEGHCLAYYSYKDVEKLEKFMSGKPVAEQEIGFALLQEVVAYAETSMSRRKFLLHYFGEEFDSETGEGADMDDNVRNPKHKVEAKDQVVKLLEIVRDTKHIYKSKEIVFTLIGRINAVIKAHKTDTQPYFGSGSDHDEKYWMALLRQVLVTGLLSKDIETYGVIKITKEGLDFIKKPVSFMMSEDHEYTEADDETIVAGGKSSGTADEVLTGMLRELRKKVAKKLGVPPFVVFQDPSIEDMALKYPITIQELYNIHGVGEGKAKKYGSEFVALISRYVEDNDIIRPDDLVVKSTGVNSANKLYIIQNIDRKLPLSDIASAKGLSMDALIKEMEQIVYSGTKLNIKYWLDDILDDDQQEEIHDYFMESESDKIEDALKEFDGDYDIDELRLMRIKFISEVAN
- a CDS encoding SIS domain-containing protein, producing the protein MITKENILAIAKKTILSESEAITKLIDFLDENFYEAVQRIYESKGRLIVTGIGKSAIIAQKMVATFNSTGTPSMFLHAAEAIHGDLGMVQNDDLIICISKSGNSPEIKVLVPLLKRFGNTLIAITGNTTSFLAKGSDFVLNTTVDTEACPINLAPTNSTTAQLVMGDALAVCLMEMRDFKPEDFAVYHPGGALGKKLLLRVKDMIEHSLKPMVTPDTSIKKAIFEISEKRLGVTAVIEDNKIIGIITDGDIRRMLNDVDSIADLTAKDIMSKNPKVVSSETMAVDALNILEDFSITQLIVADNGEYKGVLHLHDILKEGIV
- the lptB gene encoding LPS export ABC transporter ATP-binding protein, with product MKLRADNLIKTYKGRSVVKGISVEVNQGEIVGLLGPNGAGKTTSFYMIVGLVKPNQGNIFLDDLNITDYPMYKRAQQGIGYLAQEASVFRKLSIEDNILSVLQLTKLSKEAQIAKMESLIEEFSLEHIRTNRGDLLSGGERRRTEIARALATDPKFILLDEPFAGVDPVAVEDIQRIVAQLKNKNIGILITDHNVQETLAITDKTYLMFEGGILKAGVPEELVEDEMVRRVYLGQNFELRKKKLEF
- a CDS encoding glycoside hydrolase family 25 protein translates to MARKTTYRKTYSRKPAGRSFLSRLFRGLLLIFFGLLFIAVIYHYRKGLAYYLGFRTEKVLEEDEVDKHLSDVRNIRVLENHKGKVIGIDVSEFQGKVDWEEVEILDEKYPVQFVFIRATAGNDRVDRQFKRNWEGAKENKIMRGAYHYYRPNENSIEQADLFIKTVKLQKGDLPPVLDIEKLPKNQPLDSLKKGLKRWLNKVEKHYQVRPIIYSGERYYSDFLKEEFSEYLFWIANYNFYREKIEDDWLFWQFTEKASLPGIKHRVDVNIYNGDLEQLHFITVE
- a CDS encoding CDP-alcohol phosphatidyltransferase family protein, producing MNIKKHIPNLITLINLFCGCVAIVFVSKGDFLMAFYMVCLGIFFDFFDGFFARLFKVSSPLGLQLDSLADMVTSGVVPGYVMYSMFARGGDQLGNQAIVPFLGFIITLGACYRLANFNIDTRQTDSFIGLPTPANAIFIISLQIVLDMYADSSLVILELLTNQWVLLLVTLGSAYIMNAEIPLFSLKIKKFSLKENALQIVFLIISVLMILFLQYMAIPLIIVFYVLLSIINNLFLKK
- the tatC gene encoding twin-arginine translocase subunit TatC, which encodes MAKKNLGEMSFLDHLEELRWLLVRSTLATIIMAIVTYFISDYLFDQIILGPIRPTFFTYVWFCDLSHSLGFADSICITELNFIIQNTEMEGQVNIFVWMCLLAGFILSFPYILWEIWKFISPALYEKERKNAKLFIFVSSLLFFLGVLFGYFVVIPMSVNFVATFSISDVVKNQFTLESYMGMVKTSILGSAIFFELPIAIYFLTKLGLVTPEFLRKYWKYAVVIILIIAAIVTPPDVVSQTIVAIPMLLIYEVSILISKIVYKNKLKEENV
- a CDS encoding carboxymuconolactone decarboxylase family protein; translated protein: MSDIVQEFNDYRSKMNEKLLADNNKIVKRIFNLDTNAYAEGALDVKTKELLGLVASAVLRCDDCVKYHLETSYKEGVSKEEMMEAMGIATLVGGTIVIPHLRRAYEFWEALEEGGK
- a CDS encoding DUF5808 domain-containing protein, coding for MKSEKPTQEDYDNWHKDPKNWYFFNTCYYNPKDKRLLPPKKIQWMGYTINFANPYSVMLLLPFIIIVVLVLLK